One genomic region from Euzebya tangerina encodes:
- a CDS encoding glycosyltransferase family 2 protein yields the protein MTTAPAPSPPSASRSSATPRVLAIIVASSGGDWLRAALRTLRAQGYPRLAVVGVDNASTDDTGEIMRERLGASRVLRLDRNRGFARAVFEALREYTDAKADYVLLVHDDMALMPDAVQWLVRAMEADPRLAIAGPKLREWDEDALLQSVGMSADVFGRAERQLDDGELDQGQHDSRRDTLYVPTAGMMIRADLFNRIGGFDPRFVVFREDMDLCWRAWNTGSRVAVVPEAVGYHVAAAANGLRESMDMSRARYLIERNTLATTIKNYSLRRLAWLLPAGFALAVIRTLALVVARRFGEAFSIIRAYVWNISQLGGTLTRRRVVQTARTRTDKQVGALFAAGLPRLQQYSDSFNELIAGTNTSALIDAEEVERIGIDPLADQPLQRFLRDRPLVLLGVPLLLAFLFSIAPLLGSGPVVGGQITPWPDSAATFLRNYVSPWGAEPLGSASFPSPIQAVFGIVGTVLGGNAWLSGRLLVFGLLPLAFVTTLRAGRLVTSRPWPRVVGATVYVLSPVVLGTLSRGQYGLLVVAALLPAAASLTITTASPQTVRGRAWRSTALLGLTLMLALAAAPIDGLLLVVGVLVGAVTAALRGWWRPLARLLVGLAGAGALLAPWLLDLARNGGPAGGTLANTVGLPATEPLSPWRALLGQPQTVDGLDGVLGFGMLLLPAAVFIGVLFVGMRSRPLITGALCLAVAVAGTLAWLAQWAGVPLLDTTTLLLPGVLALAVLATVVTRWSADLLTAADFGASQVGAAVGVLVGIGGVLAGLGLLTAGPWQSLSLDPTLVPAFIGSEGDEVGQYRVLLLDTDDEGGVTWEITDDDGPDMSEYGTIRDQALTDLINDTVTQISDGVGSGAAATLGVLNIRYVVLLEPDPTLQTALSGQVDLDPLSSQAAVTYQVRTWLPRAGILGQPQADRLLATGDPGPTGPLDITLSQVRPGRYTTDTLDSDRGLLVVSESTSSAWRAVGGGDELQQVEVPAINAFRVEETTFNFTVAVEGGLRRRAVVAGQILVALIVLSLAVRPPGASVREERVTSMPADLVGLADQTMALPKIDPDRPPAGAS from the coding sequence ATGACGACCGCTCCCGCACCTTCCCCACCGTCGGCGTCGCGGTCATCCGCGACCCCGCGTGTCTTGGCGATCATCGTTGCCAGTTCAGGCGGCGACTGGCTCCGAGCAGCGCTGCGCACCCTTCGCGCGCAGGGGTATCCGCGCCTGGCAGTCGTCGGCGTGGACAACGCCTCGACCGACGACACGGGCGAGATCATGCGGGAGCGGCTGGGCGCCAGTCGTGTCCTCCGCCTCGACCGCAATCGCGGGTTCGCCCGCGCCGTGTTCGAGGCCCTGCGCGAGTACACGGACGCCAAGGCCGACTACGTCCTGCTGGTCCACGACGACATGGCCCTGATGCCGGACGCCGTGCAGTGGCTGGTCCGAGCCATGGAGGCCGACCCGCGTCTCGCGATCGCCGGCCCGAAGCTGCGGGAGTGGGACGAGGACGCGCTGCTGCAGAGCGTCGGCATGAGCGCCGACGTGTTCGGGCGGGCCGAGCGGCAGTTGGACGACGGCGAGTTGGATCAGGGGCAGCACGACAGTCGGCGGGACACGCTGTACGTCCCCACTGCCGGGATGATGATCCGCGCTGACCTGTTCAACAGGATCGGCGGGTTCGATCCACGGTTCGTGGTGTTCCGAGAGGACATGGACCTGTGCTGGCGGGCGTGGAACACCGGCTCACGGGTCGCGGTGGTGCCGGAGGCCGTCGGCTACCACGTTGCCGCGGCTGCCAACGGGCTGCGCGAGTCGATGGACATGAGCCGGGCTCGATACCTCATCGAGCGCAACACCCTGGCCACGACGATCAAGAACTACTCGCTGCGTCGGTTGGCGTGGCTGCTCCCAGCCGGCTTCGCGTTGGCCGTGATCAGGACGCTTGCCCTCGTCGTCGCCCGGCGGTTCGGTGAGGCCTTCTCGATCATCCGGGCGTACGTCTGGAACATCAGCCAACTCGGTGGGACGCTCACCCGTCGCCGTGTGGTCCAGACGGCCAGGACCCGGACCGACAAGCAGGTCGGCGCCCTGTTCGCCGCCGGCCTCCCTCGTCTGCAGCAGTACTCCGACTCCTTCAACGAGTTGATCGCCGGGACGAACACCTCAGCCCTGATCGACGCGGAGGAGGTGGAGCGCATCGGCATCGACCCGTTGGCGGACCAGCCGTTGCAGCGCTTCCTCCGCGACCGACCCCTGGTCCTCCTCGGCGTCCCGCTGCTGCTGGCGTTCCTGTTCTCGATCGCCCCACTGCTCGGCAGCGGGCCGGTCGTCGGCGGACAGATCACCCCCTGGCCCGACTCGGCCGCCACGTTCCTCCGCAACTACGTCAGCCCCTGGGGAGCCGAGCCGCTCGGCTCAGCGTCGTTCCCCTCACCCATCCAGGCGGTCTTCGGCATCGTCGGGACGGTCCTCGGCGGCAACGCCTGGCTGTCCGGGCGGCTCCTGGTCTTCGGCTTGCTGCCCCTGGCCTTCGTCACGACCCTCCGCGCCGGACGTCTGGTCACGTCACGGCCATGGCCGCGCGTCGTCGGCGCGACCGTCTACGTCCTCTCGCCGGTCGTGCTCGGAACCTTGTCCCGCGGACAGTACGGGCTGCTCGTGGTCGCGGCCCTGTTGCCTGCGGCCGCGTCCCTCACGATCACCACCGCCTCGCCCCAGACCGTCCGAGGCCGGGCGTGGCGCAGCACCGCGCTGCTCGGCCTGACCCTGATGCTGGCCCTGGCCGCGGCACCCATCGACGGGCTGCTCCTGGTCGTCGGCGTTCTCGTGGGCGCGGTCACCGCCGCCCTGCGTGGCTGGTGGCGACCACTGGCTCGGCTGCTGGTCGGGCTGGCCGGAGCCGGCGCGCTGTTGGCACCCTGGTTGCTGGACCTGGCCCGGAACGGCGGCCCCGCCGGCGGCACCCTGGCCAACACCGTGGGACTGCCCGCCACCGAGCCGCTGTCCCCCTGGCGGGCGCTGCTCGGGCAACCCCAGACCGTGGACGGCCTGGATGGCGTGCTCGGGTTCGGGATGCTCCTGCTGCCGGCCGCGGTGTTCATCGGGGTGCTCTTCGTCGGCATGCGCTCCCGCCCGCTGATCACCGGGGCGTTGTGTCTGGCCGTTGCGGTCGCCGGGACGCTGGCCTGGTTGGCGCAGTGGGCCGGCGTGCCGTTGCTCGACACCACCACCCTGCTGCTGCCTGGGGTCCTGGCCCTGGCTGTTCTGGCGACCGTGGTGACGCGATGGTCTGCCGACCTCCTGACCGCCGCTGACTTCGGCGCCAGCCAGGTCGGCGCTGCCGTCGGCGTCTTGGTTGGCATCGGCGGCGTGCTGGCAGGTCTCGGTCTGCTGACGGCTGGTCCGTGGCAGTCCCTGAGCCTGGACCCGACGTTGGTGCCGGCCTTCATCGGGTCAGAGGGTGATGAGGTCGGCCAGTACCGGGTGCTGCTGCTGGACACCGACGATGAGGGCGGCGTCACGTGGGAGATCACCGACGACGACGGCCCGGACATGTCCGAGTACGGGACCATCCGGGATCAGGCGCTCACCGACCTGATCAACGACACCGTCACCCAGATCAGTGATGGTGTCGGCAGCGGTGCGGCCGCCACACTGGGTGTCCTCAACATCCGCTACGTCGTCCTGCTCGAACCCGATCCCACGTTGCAGACCGCGCTGTCGGGCCAGGTTGACCTCGACCCGCTGTCGTCGCAGGCGGCCGTGACATACCAGGTGCGCACGTGGTTGCCCCGGGCCGGAATCCTCGGCCAGCCGCAGGCCGATCGGCTGCTGGCCACCGGTGACCCCGGGCCCACCGGGCCGCTCGACATCACGCTGTCGCAGGTCCGGCCCGGCCGCTACACCACCGACACCCTGGACTCCGACCGCGGCTTGCTGGTCGTCAGCGAGTCGACCTCCTCTGCGTGGCGTGCTGTCGGCGGCGGAGACGAGCTCCAACAGGTCGAGGTGCCGGCCATCAACGCCTTCCGGGTGGAGGAGACCACCTTCAACTTCACCGTTGCGGTCGAGGGTGGCCTGCGGCGCCGGGCCGTGGTCGCGGGCCAGATCCTGGTCGCGCTGATCGTGCTCTCGCTCGCCGTCCGACCGCCCGGCGCCTCGGTCAGGGAGGAGCGCGTGACGTCGATGCCGGCTGACCTGGTCGGACTGGCGGATCAGACCATGGCGCTGCCGAAGATCGACCCCGACCGACCGCCAGCGGGGGCATCATGA
- a CDS encoding DUF5719 family protein: MTAVRGRKRGSVLLLLAIGLAAALVLGSAVLPDPPDQVVQAETGEVQRARSGTAYCPMTASEGDTAALEIASTSADEDSQITITRFIDGVPQIDEPRVLEAGRSSTLEIPADQLSTPVTVDWLGAPVLAQYRLTDDTEQAVATCQTRPSDRWYLSGFDTNRGNTSTINLFNPFESDAIVTLRFGTTEGAVELIIADELSVPSGEVVVTDLADFRPETADLAVTVQARTGRVIPQGQIVRGPAGEGLEAITGRALIPAVPEASETLYLPEAQVDSSTDSWVTVYNPEDRAAAVQVSVTTPLATTAASVGEVTVPAGGTTRFDLADQSALPRMGVALTSVNGVRLVATRTTALMEGEAGSDAERDGVSIAAAANAADVAWTLPGARPPDGVITIFNPGAEVASARLSTAGSAPPEWDAVSIPPNAVVELPLQDAAPEGPVLVDADRPVVAAVVSVSPGSAPQLWSATGTPVRELLGPDEADQARRDPALSTRPATSATATPSAAPVIDDGGGEGQLDPLESSPTPSIVPEPTVTPTFSPGPLPTDALPTDEAPGEAGAGGDAPTGTPEPDESPPPQQPAPGEEATEEGNLFG, encoded by the coding sequence ATGACCGCCGTCCGGGGACGTAAGCGAGGGAGCGTCCTGCTGCTGCTGGCGATCGGGCTGGCGGCAGCGCTGGTCCTGGGCAGTGCCGTGCTGCCCGACCCGCCCGACCAGGTCGTTCAGGCGGAGACCGGTGAGGTGCAGCGCGCCCGGTCCGGAACGGCCTACTGCCCGATGACCGCCTCGGAGGGCGACACCGCGGCCCTCGAGATCGCCTCGACCTCCGCCGATGAGGACTCCCAGATCACGATCACGCGCTTCATCGACGGCGTGCCGCAGATCGACGAGCCGCGTGTGCTCGAGGCGGGACGGTCCTCGACCCTCGAGATACCGGCAGACCAGCTCTCGACCCCGGTCACGGTCGACTGGTTGGGCGCGCCGGTCCTGGCCCAGTACCGCCTGACCGATGACACCGAGCAGGCGGTCGCAACCTGTCAGACGAGACCCTCCGACCGCTGGTACCTGTCCGGCTTCGACACCAACCGCGGCAACACCTCCACGATCAACCTGTTCAATCCGTTCGAGAGCGACGCCATCGTCACCCTCCGCTTCGGGACCACCGAGGGAGCCGTCGAGTTGATCATCGCCGACGAGTTGTCCGTCCCCTCCGGTGAGGTGGTGGTCACGGACCTAGCGGACTTCCGTCCCGAGACGGCGGACCTGGCGGTCACCGTCCAGGCGCGCACCGGGCGAGTCATCCCGCAGGGACAGATCGTCCGCGGGCCCGCAGGCGAAGGACTCGAGGCCATCACGGGCCGTGCGCTGATCCCGGCCGTGCCCGAGGCCAGCGAGACCCTCTACCTCCCCGAGGCCCAGGTGGACTCGTCAACCGACTCGTGGGTGACCGTCTACAACCCCGAGGACCGAGCGGCAGCCGTCCAGGTCAGCGTCACCACGCCACTTGCCACCACGGCGGCGTCCGTCGGTGAGGTCACCGTCCCCGCTGGTGGCACGACCCGGTTCGACCTCGCCGACCAGTCAGCCCTCCCTCGTATGGGTGTCGCGCTCACCAGTGTCAACGGCGTCCGCCTGGTGGCCACGCGGACGACGGCCCTGATGGAGGGGGAAGCCGGCTCCGACGCCGAGCGGGACGGCGTGTCGATCGCGGCTGCAGCCAACGCCGCTGACGTGGCGTGGACGCTGCCGGGCGCCCGACCACCCGATGGCGTCATCACGATCTTCAACCCGGGCGCCGAGGTGGCCTCAGCACGCCTGAGCACGGCCGGGTCCGCACCCCCGGAGTGGGATGCGGTCTCGATCCCACCGAACGCGGTGGTGGAGCTCCCGCTGCAGGACGCAGCACCGGAGGGGCCCGTGCTGGTCGACGCCGACCGACCGGTGGTGGCGGCCGTGGTGTCGGTGTCGCCGGGCAGCGCGCCTCAGCTGTGGTCGGCGACCGGGACCCCGGTCCGCGAGTTGCTGGGCCCTGATGAGGCCGACCAGGCCAGACGTGATCCCGCCCTGTCCACCCGGCCGGCGACATCCGCGACGGCAACACCCAGCGCGGCTCCGGTGATCGATGACGGCGGCGGCGAGGGTCAGCTCGATCCGCTGGAGTCCAGCCCGACACCCTCGATCGTCCCCGAGCCGACGGTCACGCCGACCTTCTCGCCCGGACCGCTGCCCACGGATGCGCTCCCGACCGATGAGGCGCCGGGGGAGGCCGGAGCCGGTGGCGACGCGCCAACCGGGACACCTGAGCCCGACGAGAGTCCGCCACCGCAACAGCCCGCGCCGGGGGAGGAGGCAACCGAAGAGGGCAACCTCTTCGGCTGA
- a CDS encoding FAD-binding oxidoreductase — translation MPASSTHIAPPDQPMSWRGWGDPRHIPDLTPRVVKALEAEIGTLAATTTPVTVDEVRLRPSTVSSALQTDLERTVGAAHLTTDRLARIRRSGGKSYTDLWRRRDGDAEGAPDAVVFPADHDEVTQVLEVATRHGAAIVPYGGGTSVVGGLEPCREDRQTLVSLDLSRMDRVVAVDETSRLATFEPGVRGPAAEAELRRRGFTLGHFPQSYAYASIGGYVATRSAGQASTGYGRVDQLVHQVRLATPTGTVVAGGAPASAAGPDLRQLLIGSEGTLGVITQATLQIQPAPEEERYEARAVGSFHRGLEVLRHLQQEGMAPDVCRLSDPDETRLFAQQADGGAGRLFRGYLRTRGYGDGCLLLLGWSGLRRQIALSRAAAARVLSEHTTIRLGSRPGQSWAQGRFDGPYLRDALMDRGVMVETLETATTYTNVERLYSAVRGAIRHAMADSGRPGVVLCHVSHLYDSGCSLYFTWLCRERADDVLGQYRTIKEAASTAITRAGGTITHHHGVGTEHRAHLTAEIGERGAALLRAVKQELDPAGIMNPGKLIPLPGDHAQNGVDAGHGASTPGVEGP, via the coding sequence ATGCCGGCATCCTCGACACACATCGCACCACCGGACCAGCCGATGAGCTGGCGAGGCTGGGGAGATCCACGCCACATCCCGGACCTCACACCCCGCGTCGTGAAGGCGCTGGAGGCCGAGATCGGCACGCTCGCAGCCACGACCACACCGGTCACCGTGGACGAGGTTCGGCTCCGCCCGTCGACGGTGAGCAGCGCCCTGCAAACCGACCTCGAACGGACCGTCGGTGCGGCGCATCTGACCACGGACCGCCTCGCTCGGATTCGACGGTCCGGAGGCAAGAGCTACACCGACCTCTGGCGACGCCGGGACGGTGATGCCGAGGGCGCCCCCGACGCCGTGGTCTTCCCCGCGGACCACGACGAGGTCACGCAGGTCCTGGAGGTGGCCACACGCCACGGTGCCGCCATCGTCCCCTACGGCGGGGGGACGTCCGTCGTCGGTGGCCTCGAGCCGTGCCGTGAGGACCGGCAGACGCTGGTCAGCCTGGATCTGTCCCGCATGGACCGTGTGGTTGCGGTGGACGAGACCAGCCGACTGGCCACGTTCGAACCGGGTGTCCGCGGGCCCGCAGCCGAGGCAGAGCTGCGGCGTCGCGGGTTCACGCTGGGGCACTTCCCGCAGAGCTACGCCTACGCCTCGATCGGCGGCTACGTGGCAACCCGATCTGCCGGCCAGGCGTCAACCGGCTACGGGCGTGTCGATCAGCTGGTCCATCAGGTGCGTCTGGCCACGCCGACGGGAACCGTCGTGGCCGGAGGTGCGCCAGCGAGTGCTGCGGGGCCGGACCTGCGCCAGTTGCTGATCGGCAGCGAGGGCACGCTCGGGGTGATCACCCAGGCCACGTTGCAGATCCAGCCGGCCCCCGAGGAGGAGCGCTACGAGGCGCGAGCGGTCGGCTCGTTCCATCGGGGGTTGGAGGTGCTCCGCCACCTCCAGCAGGAGGGAATGGCGCCCGACGTCTGTCGGCTCTCCGACCCTGATGAGACGCGGCTGTTCGCCCAGCAGGCCGACGGCGGCGCAGGCCGCCTGTTCCGGGGGTACCTGCGGACACGCGGGTACGGCGACGGCTGCCTGCTGCTGCTGGGGTGGAGTGGCCTGCGACGGCAGATCGCCCTCAGCCGCGCGGCCGCCGCGCGGGTGCTGAGCGAGCACACCACGATCCGGCTGGGCTCGCGACCGGGGCAGTCATGGGCGCAGGGACGCTTCGACGGCCCCTACCTCCGCGATGCCCTCATGGACCGTGGTGTGATGGTCGAGACGCTGGAGACCGCGACCACGTATACCAACGTGGAGCGGCTCTACTCAGCCGTCCGCGGTGCGATCCGGCACGCCATGGCGGACAGCGGCCGACCGGGCGTGGTGCTCTGCCACGTCAGCCACCTCTACGACAGCGGCTGTTCGCTGTACTTCACGTGGCTGTGTCGCGAGCGCGCTGATGACGTGCTGGGGCAGTACCGGACCATCAAGGAGGCGGCGAGCACGGCGATCACCCGAGCGGGTGGGACGATCACCCATCACCACGGCGTCGGAACGGAGCATCGTGCCCATCTGACCGCGGAGATCGGCGAACGAGGCGCGGCGCTGCTGCGGGCCGTCAAGCAGGAGTTGGACCCGGCCGGGATCATGAACCCCGGCAAGCTCATCCCGTTGCCGGGCGATCATGCCCAAAATGGGGTCGACGCCGGGCATGGGGCGAGCACACCGGGCGTCGAGGGACCGTGA
- a CDS encoding WhiB family transcriptional regulator, with amino-acid sequence MIGIEQLPWADQAKCLQAEPDTFFPEKGGSTREAKRICSMCEVKAECLEFALANEERFGIWGGMSERERRKLKRLAS; translated from the coding sequence ATGATCGGCATAGAGCAACTGCCATGGGCAGACCAGGCCAAGTGCCTGCAGGCCGAGCCTGACACCTTCTTCCCGGAGAAGGGGGGCTCCACCCGCGAGGCCAAGCGCATCTGCTCGATGTGCGAGGTGAAGGCCGAGTGTCTGGAGTTCGCCCTGGCCAACGAGGAACGATTCGGCATCTGGGGCGGGATGAGCGAGCGGGAGCGGCGCAAACTCAAGCGACTGGCCTCCTGA
- a CDS encoding DUF3499 family protein, with protein sequence MPDMRSCIKTGCRWPAAATLSYRYGTSEVWLSDLGEDHPATHDLCPHHADNLKVPRGWSLVDERQPAPVVHEPSAAEIVERVATLRETVDRRLEEQLPKPERTSRYADLLDGLPTYNPDGTDQRAGSEAVTQPTPLVTADEDEAGEPESVGAAPSVRMVSAAEISHGMAPVPRNLPALATTMQQTSSHQAGTQHRGAADDADGPAVVLTLPLRTDGPVDETPTDQ encoded by the coding sequence ATGCCGGACATGCGCTCGTGTATCAAGACAGGTTGTCGGTGGCCTGCTGCTGCCACGTTGTCCTATCGCTACGGCACCAGCGAGGTCTGGTTGTCCGACCTCGGTGAGGACCACCCGGCGACCCACGATCTGTGCCCCCACCACGCTGACAACCTCAAGGTGCCGCGAGGGTGGAGCCTGGTCGACGAACGGCAGCCGGCACCGGTCGTCCACGAGCCCTCCGCGGCTGAGATCGTGGAGCGCGTGGCCACGCTCCGTGAGACCGTCGACCGTCGCCTCGAGGAGCAGCTCCCGAAGCCCGAACGCACCTCGCGCTACGCCGATCTGCTCGACGGGCTGCCGACCTACAACCCCGACGGAACCGACCAGCGAGCGGGCAGCGAGGCCGTCACGCAGCCCACGCCCCTGGTGACCGCCGACGAGGACGAGGCAGGCGAGCCCGAATCCGTCGGGGCGGCACCGTCGGTTCGGATGGTCTCCGCCGCCGAGATCTCCCACGGCATGGCCCCGGTGCCCCGCAACCTGCCAGCCCTGGCCACGACGATGCAGCAGACGAGCTCCCACCAGGCGGGGACCCAGCACCGTGGCGCTGCGGACGACGCAGACGGGCCGGCCGTGGTCCTCACGTTGCCGCTGCGCACGGACGGGCCGGTCGACGAGACCCCCACCGACCAGTAG
- a CDS encoding glycerol-3-phosphate dehydrogenase/oxidase, whose translation MPDTVTARRTGEVPRPVPSALSAARRRADLDRLGNGWRPDVLVIGAGFTGCGVALDAVTRGLSVAVVDVGDLGSGTSGWSSKLVHGGLRYLASGDVRLAWESAVERGVLMERTAPHLTRALPFLTPIGVGASVAMTALVGLGYLAGDVLRLTAGTAGRTLPSPRWVSSRVARRLAPTVRTAGAAGALVNTDGQVVDDVRLVVALARTAAAFGARVLPYVGAAAVERTRAELRDEMTGETFTATAGRVVVAAGVWSDTLDDRVALRPSRGAHLVIDGAALGHPTAGITAPVPGHPTRFVFLLPQPDGRVYLGLTDEEAGGPIPREASVTPEEQAFLLDVAGGVLTRPLAPDAVLGGFVGYRPLVQPIDASGARGSTPDLSRRHLVVDDGEGPITVVGGKLTTYRAMAAQTVDRLTDRPGRTRSQPLVGALPRARLAAWPEDPWLVARYGAEASVLSSMMRDEPSLAEPVVPGLPYRRAEFRFAVDREGALTVDDLVDRRTRLGLVRADRVLAAPVAASFVP comes from the coding sequence ATGCCCGACACCGTCACAGCCCGCCGGACCGGAGAGGTCCCGAGGCCGGTGCCGTCGGCGTTGTCGGCCGCCAGACGGCGGGCCGACCTGGACCGCCTGGGCAACGGCTGGCGGCCGGACGTCCTGGTGATCGGTGCCGGCTTCACCGGCTGCGGGGTGGCGCTCGACGCGGTGACGCGCGGACTGTCGGTGGCCGTCGTCGACGTGGGGGACCTGGGCTCGGGTACGTCCGGCTGGTCGTCCAAGCTGGTCCACGGCGGCCTGCGGTACCTGGCCAGCGGCGACGTGAGGCTGGCCTGGGAGTCCGCGGTGGAGCGTGGTGTGCTGATGGAGCGAACGGCGCCCCACCTGACCAGGGCACTGCCGTTCCTGACCCCGATCGGGGTCGGCGCATCGGTCGCCATGACCGCACTGGTCGGGTTGGGGTATCTGGCGGGGGACGTGCTGCGACTGACCGCCGGGACGGCCGGTCGGACCTTGCCGTCACCTCGGTGGGTCTCCTCGCGTGTGGCACGGCGTCTGGCCCCGACCGTGCGGACGGCCGGAGCGGCCGGCGCACTGGTGAACACCGACGGCCAGGTGGTCGATGACGTCCGGTTGGTGGTTGCGCTGGCCCGCACCGCAGCGGCCTTCGGAGCACGGGTGCTGCCCTACGTCGGCGCGGCAGCGGTCGAGCGGACCCGTGCGGAACTCAGGGATGAGATGACCGGCGAGACGTTCACCGCGACGGCTGGTCGGGTGGTCGTGGCGGCCGGGGTGTGGTCGGACACGCTGGACGACCGGGTTGCCCTGCGGCCGAGTCGTGGTGCTCATCTGGTGATCGACGGCGCAGCGCTGGGACATCCGACAGCCGGCATCACCGCACCGGTGCCGGGCCACCCGACCCGGTTCGTGTTCCTGCTACCCCAGCCCGACGGTCGGGTCTATCTCGGTCTGACCGACGAGGAGGCCGGCGGGCCGATCCCCCGCGAGGCTTCAGTCACGCCGGAGGAGCAGGCGTTCCTGCTGGACGTGGCCGGTGGGGTGCTCACGCGGCCGCTCGCACCCGATGCTGTCCTGGGTGGCTTCGTGGGCTACCGCCCGTTGGTCCAGCCCATCGACGCCTCGGGAGCGCGGGGCAGCACCCCCGATCTGTCCCGCCGGCATCTGGTCGTGGACGACGGGGAGGGGCCCATCACGGTGGTCGGCGGCAAGCTGACGACGTACCGGGCCATGGCCGCCCAGACCGTCGACCGTCTGACCGATCGGCCCGGTCGCACTCGCTCGCAGCCGCTGGTTGGGGCGCTGCCCCGAGCGCGACTGGCCGCCTGGCCGGAGGACCCGTGGTTGGTGGCCCGCTACGGGGCAGAGGCGTCGGTCCTGTCGAGCATGATGCGCGACGAGCCCTCCCTGGCCGAACCCGTCGTACCGGGACTGCCCTACCGCAGAGCGGAGTTCCGGTTCGCCGTCGACCGCGAGGGGGCACTCACCGTCGACGACCTCGTCGACCGGCGAACCCGCCTGGGGTTGGTCCGCGCGGACCGTGTGCTGGCCGCCCCGGTGGCGGCGTCGTTCGTGCCGTGA